Part of the Permianibacter fluminis genome, CGCACCACTGTCCGGCACCGACTCCAAGGGCGGCACCATTGTCCATGAGCTGAGCCACTTCAATGTGGTCGCGGCAACCGATGACCGCGCTTACGGTCAATCGGCCGCCAAGAGTCTGGCCATCAGCAACCCGACCGGCGCGCTCGACAATGCCGACAGCCATGAGTACTTCGCGGAAAACACCCCAGCCCTGCCCTAAGCTGTAGCGGGAAACGAGCCCGACCGTCACCACGGTCGGGCTTTTTTATTGCCGATAAATGCCAATCCCTCACTCGGTTAGGCCGTTGCTTTCTGAAAACGGCTAAGCCGCTACCGTGCTCGCTAGACTGCCCCTCCCCTGTCGAGGAGTCACTGCCATGGCGATCGCACCATCGATGCAAAGCTATCTGCATCGGCAAGGCGTGCAGTACTCGCTGCTGCCGCATCCCTACGCCGAGCGCAGCGCCCGGGCGGCATCCTGTTGTGGCGTACCGCTGGAACAGATGATCAAGGCGGTGCTGGTGCAGGATCAAGATGGTCAACATCTGCTGGCGTTGATCCCGGCCGACCGCCAGCTCAGCCTGTTTCATCTGTCACAGCATTTGGGCCGGCATTTTCAGCTGGTTGATGAAAACGACGTGGTGCAATGCTTTTCCGACTGCGATAACGGCGCGGTGCCGGCACTGGGCGCCGCCTACGATATCGAAACCGTGATCGACGACAGTTTGCGCCGCAAAACCACGGTCTATCTCGAAGCCGGCGATCACGAAGATTTGATCCAGTTAACCCAGGAACAATTCCGCTCGCTAACCCACGACTGCGTCTGTGGCTATTTCAGCATCAGCAGCCAGACTGGCGCGCGGCTATTTGCGGAATAGCGATGCGGAAATAGCGTTGCTGAAAGGCGACACGGTATAGCGTCGGCGCTATCTCCGCTCGCCCAGCCGCTTGCCGCACTTCAGCGCAGCAACCCTTCGTCGCGCAACCAGGCCAGGGTATCCGCCAGCAATTGCGCGGGCGGCGTCGGCTGATAACCCAGATCGGTGATAGCACGTGAGCTGTCACAGCGCACTTGCGAACAGACGATCCGCGCGCCCTCCCGAGTCACATCCGGCACCTTGTTGGTCACGGCGGCAGCGGTTTCCTTGATCGCGCCGACCAGATAGATCAGCGGCGCCGGTAACGGCCGGGTTGGCACCGGTACGCCAAGCGCTGCACCAGCCT contains:
- a CDS encoding aminoacyl-tRNA deacylase produces the protein MAIAPSMQSYLHRQGVQYSLLPHPYAERSARAASCCGVPLEQMIKAVLVQDQDGQHLLALIPADRQLSLFHLSQHLGRHFQLVDENDVVQCFSDCDNGAVPALGAAYDIETVIDDSLRRKTTVYLEAGDHEDLIQLTQEQFRSLTHDCVCGYFSISSQTGARLFAE